A single Marinitoga aeolica DNA region contains:
- a CDS encoding M42 family metallopeptidase yields MKELIKKLTEAKSPSGRENEIRDIIINEIKEYVDEYKVDKLGNLIAIKKGESDKTILFDAHMDEIGLVVTHITENGFLRVEPVGGVNPRILIGTKVQFNGHIGVVGFEGETMEEYSKNMNNINFDILFVDIGVDSKEEAEKIAPIGTFGTYYAQFNDLGDKVISKALDDRIGCAIMIESIKKINKPKNNLIFAFTVQEEVGLIGASVAGYNYDIDMAIALDVTAAVDTPKAFKRMSMKLNGGPCIKIKDGYTVSDKFVVDYLKEAAKENNVKYQMEVLLFGGTNAGGYQVTKSGIPSGTISIPTRYIHTPHEMVSMFDVEETVKLVMALSNK; encoded by the coding sequence ATGAAAGAACTAATAAAAAAATTAACTGAAGCAAAATCTCCAAGCGGTAGGGAAAATGAGATAAGGGATATTATAATAAATGAGATAAAAGAATATGTTGATGAATATAAAGTTGATAAATTAGGAAATTTAATAGCCATTAAAAAAGGCGAAAGTGATAAAACAATATTATTTGATGCTCATATGGATGAAATAGGATTAGTTGTAACACATATTACAGAAAATGGTTTTTTAAGAGTAGAGCCAGTTGGTGGAGTTAACCCCAGAATTTTAATTGGAACAAAAGTGCAGTTTAATGGACATATAGGCGTTGTTGGTTTTGAAGGAGAAACAATGGAAGAATATTCTAAAAATATGAATAATATTAATTTTGATATATTATTTGTTGATATAGGGGTAGATTCAAAAGAAGAGGCAGAAAAAATAGCTCCAATAGGAACATTTGGGACATATTATGCACAATTTAATGATTTAGGAGATAAGGTTATTTCAAAAGCTTTAGATGATAGAATTGGTTGTGCTATCATGATAGAATCTATTAAAAAGATAAACAAACCAAAAAATAATTTAATATTTGCTTTTACAGTTCAAGAAGAAGTGGGATTAATAGGTGCTTCTGTAGCTGGATATAACTATGATATAGATATGGCAATTGCTCTTGATGTAACAGCTGCTGTCGATACACCAAAGGCATTTAAAAGAATGTCTATGAAATTAAATGGAGGGCCATGTATAAAAATAAAAGATGGATATACTGTAAGCGATAAATTTGTTGTAGATTATTTAAAGGAAGCAGCTAAAGAAAATAATGTGAAATATCAAATGGAAGTTTTATTATTTGGAGGGACAAATGCTGGAGGGTATCAGGTAACAAAATCTGGAATACCATCTGGAACGATTTCTATTCCTACAAGATACATTCATACTCCGCATGAGATGGTATCAATGTTTGATGTTGAAGAAACTGTTAAGTTAGTTATGGCTTTATCTAATAAATAA
- the tsf gene encoding translation elongation factor Ts, whose product MAITAADVKKLRDATGAGMMDCKKALVEADGDFDKAVEILRIKGAAKAAKKASRSTGEGIIYSYIHHNEKIGVLLELNCETDFVARTEEFHDLAKQISLQIASMRPKWLKREDVPEEVIAKEKEIYMEEMKESGKPEHIIEKIVENKINKFFEDNCLLEQEFVFAEEKGTKIKDLITAAIAKIGENIQVSRFARFEIGE is encoded by the coding sequence ATGGCTATAACTGCTGCTGATGTAAAAAAATTAAGAGATGCAACTGGTGCAGGTATGATGGATTGTAAAAAAGCTTTAGTAGAAGCTGATGGAGATTTTGATAAAGCTGTTGAAATTTTAAGAATAAAAGGTGCTGCAAAAGCTGCAAAAAAAGCTAGCAGAAGCACCGGTGAAGGAATTATTTACTCATACATTCATCACAATGAAAAAATTGGTGTATTATTAGAATTGAACTGTGAAACAGATTTTGTTGCAAGAACTGAAGAATTTCACGATTTAGCAAAACAAATTTCCTTACAAATTGCTTCTATGAGACCAAAATGGTTAAAAAGAGAAGATGTTCCTGAAGAAGTTATTGCTAAAGAAAAAGAAATATATATGGAAGAAATGAAAGAATCTGGAAAACCTGAACATATTATTGAAAAAATCGTAGAAAACAAAATAAACAAATTCTTTGAAGATAATTGCTTATTAGAACAGGAATTTGTATTTGCAGAAGAAAAAGGAACAAAAATAAAAGATCTTATTACTGCAGCTATTGCAAAAATTGGTGAAAATATTCAAGTTTCAAGATTTGCAAGATTTGAAATAGGAGAATAA
- a CDS encoding M20/M25/M40 family metallo-hydrolase: MESKEILKLLSDAVGVSMYENEVKGKIIELAKKISKNIEILEVGKGSLGIKYGNGMKKIGLFAHMDEIGLVISKIVDEQFAMIHTIGGVDPRTLIAKRVKFFTQKGVKLGLVGMLAPHLQKQEHRNTAPDFDNLYVDFSIDGGTEDIEIGDIGVVDVKADELNGKITGKAIDDRAGCAVLLKTLEYLEKFKLEDKTVYFLFNQGEEIGLKGAKRTSFEIHPEVGIILDVTFGSDTPGHFEKIEMGKGPAIALGPTMNNEVTEKIIETAKKYNINYQLEPLPIRSGTEADIVQIVKEGIKTIGISIPILNMHSSVEVVDPSDIDKSAMLIAHFIADYGKEGEVNE; encoded by the coding sequence ATGGAGAGTAAAGAAATACTAAAACTCTTGAGTGATGCAGTTGGCGTTTCAATGTATGAAAATGAAGTTAAAGGAAAAATAATTGAATTAGCTAAAAAAATTTCAAAAAATATAGAAATATTAGAGGTTGGTAAAGGGTCATTAGGGATAAAATATGGAAACGGTATGAAGAAAATAGGTTTGTTTGCCCATATGGATGAAATTGGATTGGTGATTTCTAAAATAGTGGATGAACAGTTTGCTATGATTCATACCATAGGAGGAGTTGATCCGAGAACATTAATAGCCAAACGAGTTAAATTTTTCACCCAAAAAGGTGTTAAATTAGGATTAGTTGGTATGCTAGCACCACACTTACAAAAACAAGAACATAGAAATACTGCTCCAGATTTTGACAATTTATATGTTGACTTTTCTATAGATGGAGGAACTGAAGATATTGAGATTGGGGATATTGGAGTTGTTGATGTAAAAGCAGATGAATTAAATGGCAAAATAACAGGAAAAGCTATAGATGATAGGGCGGGATGTGCAGTACTTTTAAAAACATTAGAATATCTTGAAAAATTTAAATTAGAAGATAAAACAGTGTATTTTTTATTTAATCAAGGGGAAGAAATAGGATTAAAAGGTGCTAAGAGAACAAGTTTTGAAATTCATCCAGAGGTAGGAATAATTTTAGATGTTACTTTTGGAAGTGATACACCTGGTCATTTTGAAAAAATAGAAATGGGAAAAGGTCCTGCAATTGCTTTAGGACCAACCATGAATAATGAAGTTACAGAAAAAATAATAGAAACAGCGAAAAAATACAATATAAATTATCAACTTGAACCATTACCAATAAGAAGCGGAACTGAAGCGGATATTGTTCAAATTGTGAAAGAGGGAATAAAAACAATAGGTATTTCTATACCTATTTTAAATATGCATTCTTCAGTAGAAGTAGTAGATCCTTCTGATATTGATAAATCAGCAATGTTAATAGCCCATTTCATAGCAGATTATGGTAAAGAAGGTGAAGTGAATGAATAA
- a CDS encoding RrF2 family transcriptional regulator, giving the protein MGLTVKSSYALRALYELAILHKNGVERVSINELSSKQKIPKDFLEKIFSELREYGIVDSVRGRYGGYALSKKPENLKLSEIIYILDKPFQSYECVVTGKCETLGSECAVGYIWKKVNAILMQELSKITLAELVKLGEKLELMGGNTVEEKIDNANERRS; this is encoded by the coding sequence ATGGGATTAACAGTTAAAAGTAGTTATGCTTTAAGAGCATTATATGAGCTTGCGATTCTCCACAAAAATGGGGTTGAAAGAGTTTCTATAAATGAACTATCTTCAAAACAAAAAATACCTAAAGACTTTTTAGAAAAGATTTTCAGCGAATTGAGAGAATATGGAATAGTTGATTCTGTAAGAGGAAGATACGGTGGTTATGCTTTAAGCAAAAAACCAGAAAATTTAAAATTAAGTGAAATTATTTATATACTCGATAAGCCATTTCAATCATACGAATGTGTTGTCACAGGAAAATGCGAAACTCTTGGTTCAGAATGTGCGGTTGGATATATATGGAAAAAAGTAAACGCTATTTTAATGCAAGAACTTTCTAAAATAACGCTTGCTGAATTAGTAAAATTGGGAGAAAAATTGGAATTAATGGGAGGAAATACTGTTGAAGAAAAAATTGATAATGCTAATGAGCGGAGGAGTTGA
- a CDS encoding cache domain-containing protein: MKKQESFKDFFVFSLIIFISLYIFLFYMNTSYLERTVEEIINRSSISVVNTIDEYNKKYENLSKDFSNDIRISSYTKSLVYISSNFDDSRLHMYEATYKRLDEYIKEKMGILSFNGKVIITDFDKNILYPQKVNLLDYNMFETNLIALENSKGLIKHSPIFSFNDKTFFYLSTFIFDVNQIPIGYLSFEVNVNFDWLRSFSMKEISFYIVDNKTKLIWPGISLPYFIYSKLFLSKEENRRFNFNGKVYDIKKTNFGDSIFLLSIFENRNLYIYSVMYFILITLFFVSIMMVWIKKYFQHEINISKKLFDIAEDLELENEELIVNSIKNIKHIRKALFQNVSSFEELENKIVDAIRVYDDIIYISFYRKRISNIDYTSYEIYSSENYNISDGTIEILKSTKNFYEYSFKEKIFDLDGFLIIKENKFGDVEKSMIFDGVLFLLKELYIKKNKIYSIEDLKKFYFEKSFRTILIAKFDERVINLKAIDTFRSYVFRVQNNLIFLNTFDSHFNNEIIEYIDIICEFEKVNAKFISFRIPKYEAKKKKLFKEIEKVLNTPWGKIENSY; the protein is encoded by the coding sequence ATGAAAAAACAAGAATCTTTTAAAGATTTTTTTGTTTTTAGTTTGATAATATTTATTTCTTTATACATATTTTTATTTTATATGAATACAAGCTATTTGGAAAGAACGGTTGAAGAAATAATAAACCGTTCTTCTATTTCTGTTGTAAATACTATTGATGAATATAATAAGAAATATGAAAATCTTTCTAAAGATTTTAGTAATGATATTAGAATTAGTTCATATACAAAATCTTTAGTTTATATTTCATCTAATTTTGATGATTCAAGGTTGCATATGTATGAAGCTACTTATAAACGCTTAGATGAATATATTAAGGAAAAAATGGGAATATTATCCTTTAACGGAAAGGTAATAATTACGGATTTTGATAAAAATATATTATATCCACAAAAAGTTAATCTTTTAGATTATAATATGTTTGAAACAAATTTAATAGCTCTTGAAAACAGTAAAGGTTTAATTAAACATTCTCCAATATTTTCTTTTAATGACAAAACATTTTTTTATCTTTCTACATTTATTTTCGATGTAAATCAAATTCCTATAGGCTATTTATCCTTTGAAGTGAATGTTAATTTTGACTGGTTGAGAAGTTTCTCCATGAAAGAGATAAGCTTTTATATAGTTGATAATAAAACAAAACTTATTTGGCCGGGTATTTCTCTACCTTATTTTATTTATTCAAAATTATTTTTATCAAAAGAAGAAAATAGAAGGTTTAATTTCAATGGTAAAGTATATGATATTAAAAAAACAAATTTTGGTGATAGTATTTTTCTTTTATCTATATTTGAAAACAGAAATTTATATATTTATTCAGTAATGTATTTTATCCTAATTACGCTTTTTTTTGTCAGTATAATGATGGTTTGGATAAAAAAATATTTTCAACATGAGATTAATATTTCAAAAAAACTATTTGATATTGCAGAAGATTTAGAGTTGGAAAATGAAGAATTAATTGTTAATAGTATAAAAAATATTAAACATATTAGAAAAGCCCTTTTTCAAAATGTGTCATCTTTTGAAGAATTGGAAAATAAAATAGTAGATGCCATTAGGGTTTATGATGATATAATATATATTTCTTTTTATAGGAAAAGAATTAGTAATATAGATTATACCTCATATGAAATATATAGTTCTGAAAATTATAATATATCAGATGGAACAATAGAAATATTAAAAAGTACAAAAAATTTTTATGAATATTCTTTTAAAGAAAAAATATTTGATTTGGATGGTTTTTTAATAATTAAAGAAAATAAATTTGGAGATGTTGAAAAATCTATGATATTTGATGGAGTGTTATTTTTATTGAAAGAACTTTATATAAAGAAAAACAAAATATATAGTATAGAAGATTTAAAAAAATTCTATTTTGAGAAAAGTTTTAGAACTATTTTAATTGCTAAATTTGATGAAAGAGTAATTAATTTAAAAGCAATTGATACATTTAGAAGTTATGTGTTTAGAGTTCAAAATAATTTGATTTTTCTAAATACATTTGATTCACACTTTAATAATGAAATAATAGAGTATATTGATATTATTTGTGAATTTGAAAAGGTCAATGCTAAATTTATTAGTTTCAGAATTCCAAAATATGAGGCTAAAAAGAAGAAATTATTTAAAGAGATAGAAAAGGTTTTAAATACGCCGTGGGGGAAAATTGAAAATTCATATTGA
- the mnmA gene encoding tRNA 2-thiouridine(34) synthase MnmA yields MKKKLIMLMSGGVDSSVAAYLAKEMGYEIIGVHFKTIPDEIFLKIPEKKKICCSPSDTYDALRIANKLGFELKVIKIYEEFKDKIINYFINEYKKGYTPNPCMLCNKYFKFGLAVDLLKEYNADFVASGHYAISEFSKKYNTWIIRKGIDNSKDQSYFLAYIDKKYIPKIIFPNGKYTKDEIRKIAEKLDLNIAKKVDSQELCFIPDNDYRRFLKDNNINITKGEALDLDGNVIGEHTGYTNYTIGQRTGIKYFKNPNIKMHVYKIIPDKNQIIVAPTDKVYFKGLIAGEFNFMVDFEKIEARCRIRKRNEEKDAYIEKISENKIKVIFKEPIFAVTPGQFAVVYDKDGVILGAGKIEKYLEV; encoded by the coding sequence TTGAAGAAAAAATTGATAATGCTAATGAGCGGAGGAGTTGATAGTTCTGTTGCTGCTTATTTAGCTAAAGAAATGGGATATGAAATCATAGGTGTACATTTTAAGACTATTCCTGATGAAATATTTTTAAAAATTCCTGAAAAGAAAAAAATTTGTTGTAGTCCTTCTGACACTTATGACGCTCTGAGAATTGCTAATAAATTAGGGTTCGAATTAAAAGTTATCAAAATATACGAAGAATTTAAAGATAAAATAATCAATTATTTTATAAATGAATATAAAAAAGGATATACTCCAAATCCATGTATGTTATGTAATAAATATTTTAAATTTGGTTTAGCTGTTGATTTACTTAAAGAATATAATGCTGATTTTGTAGCTTCTGGCCATTATGCAATAAGCGAATTTTCAAAAAAATATAATACATGGATAATAAGAAAAGGTATTGATAATTCTAAAGATCAATCATATTTTTTAGCTTATATTGATAAAAAATATATACCAAAAATTATATTCCCAAATGGGAAATATACAAAGGATGAAATAAGAAAAATCGCAGAAAAGCTAGACCTTAATATTGCAAAAAAAGTTGACAGCCAGGAATTATGTTTTATACCAGATAATGATTATCGACGTTTTTTAAAAGACAACAATATAAATATAACCAAAGGTGAAGCGCTAGATTTAGATGGGAATGTAATAGGTGAACATACAGGTTATACAAATTATACTATAGGTCAAAGAACAGGTATTAAATATTTTAAAAATCCAAACATTAAAATGCATGTATATAAAATAATCCCGGATAAAAACCAAATTATTGTTGCACCAACAGATAAAGTTTATTTTAAAGGCCTCATAGCTGGAGAATTTAATTTTATGGTCGATTTTGAAAAAATTGAAGCTCGATGTAGAATACGAAAGAGAAATGAAGAAAAAGATGCATATATAGAGAAAATTAGTGAAAATAAAATAAAGGTAATTTTTAAAGAACCAATTTTCGCAGTTACACCAGGACAATTTGCTGTTGTTTATGATAAAGATGGGGTTATTTTAGGAGCAGGAAAAATAGAGAAATATCTGGAGGTATAA
- the coaD gene encoding pantetheine-phosphate adenylyltransferase, with translation MSKAIYPGSFDPITYGHLNIIDRAAKIFDELYIVVLHNVNKKYFFSCKERVQITKDALKDYKNIHVESYEGLLVDYAKMKNINVVIRGLRAVSDFEYELQLANANRSLHEDLEILFLMTDTEFSFISSTIVKEVAKFGGNISQWVPKNVENAIIKKISNNNV, from the coding sequence ATGTCAAAAGCAATATATCCAGGAAGTTTTGATCCTATAACATATGGCCATTTAAATATAATTGATAGAGCTGCTAAAATATTTGATGAGTTATATATTGTTGTTTTACATAATGTTAATAAAAAATATTTTTTCAGTTGTAAAGAGAGAGTCCAAATAACTAAAGATGCATTAAAAGATTACAAAAATATTCATGTTGAAAGTTATGAAGGTTTATTGGTCGATTATGCAAAAATGAAAAATATTAATGTTGTTATTCGCGGATTAAGGGCTGTTTCTGATTTTGAATACGAATTACAGCTTGCAAATGCAAATAGATCTTTACATGAAGATCTCGAAATATTGTTTTTGATGACAGATACAGAATTTTCTTTTATTTCTTCTACAATTGTAAAAGAAGTGGCGAAATTTGGTGGTAATATTTCTCAATGGGTACCTAAAAATGTAGAAAATGCTATAATTAAAAAAATTAGTAATAACAATGTTTAA
- the pyrH gene encoding UMP kinase → MYKRILLKLSGEVLSGEDKKGFDENALEYLANEIKEVVKNGIKLGMVIGAGNLFRGRELQNVTNSIGDHIGMLGTVINALYLKDYFEKKGIKTVVVSQIVNLPSVRIIHYDDIELYFNAGYVVIFAGGTSNPFFTTDTAAALRAVEMKADVLIKATKVDGIYDKDPKKFKNAKKYDKITYDDAINLGLKIMDTEAFSICKRYKMPIIVLNFFKKRNLLNAILDSGIGTFVKP, encoded by the coding sequence ATGTATAAAAGAATCCTATTAAAACTAAGCGGTGAAGTATTATCCGGTGAAGACAAAAAAGGATTTGATGAAAATGCCTTAGAGTATTTAGCTAATGAAATAAAAGAAGTAGTTAAAAATGGAATAAAATTAGGCATGGTAATTGGAGCAGGAAATTTATTTAGAGGTCGCGAGTTGCAAAATGTCACAAATAGCATAGGAGACCATATAGGAATGTTGGGAACAGTAATTAATGCTCTTTATTTAAAAGATTACTTTGAGAAAAAAGGAATTAAGACGGTTGTGGTTTCACAAATAGTAAATCTACCTTCTGTAAGAATTATTCATTACGATGATATAGAATTATATTTCAACGCAGGTTATGTCGTAATATTTGCAGGTGGAACTTCAAATCCATTTTTTACCACGGATACTGCAGCTGCATTAAGAGCTGTTGAAATGAAAGCTGATGTTTTAATTAAAGCTACAAAAGTTGATGGAATTTATGACAAAGACCCCAAAAAATTCAAAAATGCTAAAAAATATGATAAAATAACATATGATGATGCTATAAATTTAGGATTAAAAATAATGGATACCGAGGCTTTTTCTATCTGTAAAAGATATAAAATGCCTATAATTGTTTTAAATTTCTTTAAAAAAAGAAACTTATTAAATGCTATATTAGATTCTGGTATTGGTACTTTTGTTAAACCTTAG
- a CDS encoding septum site-determining protein MinC has protein sequence MASEKEIVYPKFIDGDIIFFLEKNVTQKQLLEELSENLEKLSNFFSEGDGFYILVKNPEMYSIVPKVGKLAKEKNLYLSGVYFEDLPEIKKKKREFRLSGTNIYKKHVRSGQILDNPGDIIIFGNVNQGAEIRAGGSVIVFGKVKGTVRVGMTQHKNTFIVASEMDSPLVEICGIVLNNYAWPEGPVSIHYDNDQINVEPIEL, from the coding sequence ATGGCTTCGGAAAAGGAAATTGTATATCCTAAATTTATTGATGGAGACATCATTTTTTTCCTGGAAAAAAATGTTACACAAAAGCAACTTTTAGAAGAACTTTCTGAGAATCTGGAAAAATTAAGTAATTTTTTTTCAGAAGGGGATGGTTTTTATATTTTAGTGAAAAATCCGGAGATGTATTCTATAGTTCCTAAAGTTGGTAAATTGGCTAAAGAAAAGAATTTATATTTATCAGGTGTATATTTTGAAGATCTCCCTGAAATAAAAAAGAAAAAAAGAGAATTTAGATTAAGTGGGACGAATATTTATAAAAAACATGTAAGATCTGGACAAATCCTTGATAACCCGGGTGATATAATAATATTTGGTAATGTTAATCAAGGTGCTGAAATTCGTGCTGGTGGTAGTGTTATAGTATTTGGAAAAGTAAAAGGCACTGTAAGAGTTGGTATGACACAACATAAAAATACATTTATTGTAGCATCTGAAATGGATTCTCCACTTGTAGAAATTTGTGGTATAGTTTTAAATAATTATGCATGGCCTGAGGGTCCTGTTTCGATACATTACGACAATGATCAAATAAATGTTGAACCTATAGAATTATAA
- a CDS encoding M42 family metallopeptidase, with product MNNLLKYLPELTELPGISGKEDKVREYILEKIKDKVDEYHIDVMGNLITKIKGKDSSKKVMLLAHMDEVGFMVTKINDDGTFHISPVGGVDPRVVFAQRLKVNGEILSVVQIKPIHLLSANERKSKPDYNSFKIYTGFSKDEIKKKIKIGDMVTFDTKFYMNGNRAVSKAFDDRAGCSWMMNIIDKIAEGNKPEYDTYFAFVVQEEVGLRGSGVAAYQIKPDVALVLEGTTAGDYPLLDEDKWATHLGNGPATFFMHSGVVLSKEVFDKILSVAKENNIMLQFKMRTAGGTDARRLAITLDGIPSGILAVPSRYIHSPNTIIDINDYINGYKLLEHLVIEGRILK from the coding sequence ATGAATAACTTATTAAAATATTTGCCAGAATTAACAGAATTGCCAGGAATTTCTGGAAAAGAGGACAAGGTTAGAGAATATATTTTAGAAAAGATAAAAGATAAAGTTGATGAATATCATATTGATGTAATGGGTAATTTAATTACAAAAATTAAAGGTAAAGATTCATCTAAAAAAGTTATGTTATTAGCCCATATGGATGAAGTGGGATTTATGGTAACAAAAATAAATGATGATGGAACTTTTCATATTTCACCAGTTGGAGGAGTTGATCCAAGGGTTGTATTTGCTCAAAGATTGAAGGTAAATGGTGAAATATTATCAGTTGTTCAAATTAAACCAATTCATCTTTTAAGTGCAAATGAAAGAAAATCAAAACCAGATTACAATAGTTTTAAAATATATACAGGTTTTTCAAAAGATGAAATTAAAAAGAAAATAAAAATAGGAGATATGGTAACCTTTGATACAAAGTTTTACATGAATGGTAATAGAGCAGTTTCAAAGGCTTTTGATGATAGAGCTGGATGTTCATGGATGATGAATATTATAGATAAAATTGCTGAAGGAAATAAACCAGAATATGATACTTATTTTGCTTTTGTAGTTCAAGAGGAGGTAGGATTAAGAGGTAGTGGTGTAGCCGCATATCAAATAAAACCAGATGTAGCTTTAGTATTAGAAGGTACAACAGCAGGGGACTATCCTTTGTTGGACGAGGATAAATGGGCAACACATCTTGGAAATGGCCCTGCAACATTTTTTATGCATTCTGGTGTAGTTTTATCAAAAGAAGTTTTTGATAAAATTTTAAGCGTTGCAAAAGAAAATAATATTATGTTACAATTTAAAATGAGAACTGCTGGGGGTACAGATGCAAGAAGATTAGCTATTACATTAGATGGAATCCCCTCTGGAATTTTAGCGGTGCCTTCGAGGTATATACACTCACCAAATACAATTATAGATATTAATGATTATATCAATGGATACAAATTATTGGAACACTTAGTAATTGAAGGGAGGATTTTAAAATAA
- the eno gene encoding phosphopyruvate hydratase, translated as MWYDEIVSVNAREVLDSRGNPTVEAVVELASGAMGKAIVPSGASTGKFEALELRDGDKSRFKGKGVLTAVKNINEIIAKELVGFNVFDQPLIDKVMLELDGTENKSKLGANAILAVSMAVARAAADSLGIPLYKYLGGPNAKVLPVPLMNIVNGGEHADNNLDIQEFMIVPAGFDKFSDALRAGAEVFHSLKSLLKKEGHVTAVGDEGGFAPNLNSNEEAIQFIIKAIEDAGYKAGEHVFIALDCAASEYYDEEKKVYNIDGKELSADEAMEYYEMLIDKYPIVSIEDPFDQEDWEAYKNFTAKVGGKVQIVGDDLYVTNVKRLQKGIDMKATNSILIKLNQIGSVTETLDAMELAMKSNMTNVVSHRSGESEDTFIADLAVAMNAGFIKTGSLSRSERIAKYNQLLRIEEELGEVAEYKGLKAFYSLRK; from the coding sequence ATGTGGTATGATGAAATTGTTTCAGTAAACGCAAGAGAAGTGTTAGATTCAAGAGGGAATCCAACAGTTGAAGCTGTTGTAGAATTAGCCAGTGGTGCTATGGGAAAAGCTATCGTTCCATCAGGGGCTTCAACTGGAAAATTTGAAGCATTAGAATTGAGAGATGGTGATAAATCAAGGTTTAAAGGAAAAGGTGTATTAACAGCTGTAAAAAATATAAATGAAATTATAGCAAAAGAATTAGTAGGATTTAATGTTTTTGATCAACCTTTAATTGACAAAGTAATGTTAGAATTAGATGGAACAGAAAACAAATCAAAATTAGGTGCAAATGCTATTTTAGCTGTTTCTATGGCAGTTGCAAGAGCTGCTGCAGATTCATTGGGAATTCCTTTATACAAATACTTAGGTGGTCCTAATGCAAAGGTTTTACCTGTTCCTTTAATGAATATCGTTAACGGCGGAGAACATGCTGATAACAATTTAGATATTCAAGAATTTATGATTGTTCCAGCAGGATTCGATAAATTCTCAGATGCTTTAAGAGCTGGTGCTGAAGTATTCCATTCATTAAAATCATTGTTAAAAAAAGAAGGCCATGTTACAGCTGTTGGAGATGAAGGCGGATTTGCCCCTAACTTAAATTCAAATGAAGAAGCTATTCAATTCATAATTAAAGCTATTGAAGACGCTGGTTACAAAGCGGGAGAACATGTTTTTATCGCTTTAGACTGTGCAGCATCTGAATATTATGATGAAGAAAAGAAAGTATATAATATCGATGGTAAAGAATTATCAGCTGACGAAGCTATGGAATATTATGAAATGTTAATTGATAAATATCCTATTGTTTCAATAGAAGATCCATTTGATCAAGAAGACTGGGAAGCATATAAGAATTTCACAGCAAAAGTTGGTGGAAAAGTACAAATTGTTGGTGATGACTTATATGTAACTAATGTAAAAAGATTACAAAAAGGTATTGATATGAAAGCAACAAATTCAATTTTGATAAAGTTAAATCAAATCGGTTCTGTTACAGAAACATTAGATGCTATGGAATTAGCTATGAAAAGTAATATGACAAATGTTGTTTCTCATAGATCTGGTGAAAGCGAAGATACATTTATCGCCGATTTGGCAGTAGCTATGAATGCAGGATTTATAAAAACTGGATCTTTATCAAGAAGTGAGAGAATTGCAAAATACAATCAATTATTAAGAATTGAAGAAGAATTAGGTGAAGTTGCTGAGTATAAAGGATTAAAGGCTTTTTATTCTTTAAGAAAGTAA